Proteins encoded together in one Penicillium digitatum chromosome 1, complete sequence window:
- a CDS encoding Major facilitator superfamily domain, general substrate transporter, with the protein MQSISSESTLSTGEHEASTTELLRDHFLELTPDGKWVRWLRDHPRHPRNWSSLRKTTASSTAGSAAAAQAKNEYKISETLSIFVFVTIFLLGQVAGTILFPPWSETFGRKNMYIVSSGLSAICCVIIGLVRSMPVIIFMRITAGLLSAIPYTIIGGSIEDMFNTHARIWTMYYWTVASNIGLILGPIMSSYIVAGLDWRWNFYIFAVIIAAITGGLCFIRESRPSLLLAYEVKRVTDMTTVQTIPPPLNHDRIPDLNTFVKEALFRPAQLFFQEPIIFIIAMMISIAMSIIYIFTEALQPIYESMGFTKTDASLTFIALGLGTCLSTLTRVLDSYIIKHFCKQGRPIKPEHKLIGLGLGGPFLAIGLWWFAWTIPPETQTPWIVPTISLVLVGYALTEMDTVLYGYISDAYLSYSASATAAVAFMRALLSGAFPLFTTQMFDRLGNNVAMSVLAAVATAFCIVPPVFIFYGERIRRASKFARYSWEIQEELGKEKEDW; encoded by the exons ATGCAGTCTATCTCATCGGAATCGACCTTATCGACAGGCGAGCACGAAGCTTCAACTACTGAGCTCCTACGTGACCATTTTCTTGAGCTAACCCCAGATGGCAAATGGGTGCGATGGTTGCGAGACCACCCCAGACATCCTCGAAATTGGTCTAGCCTACGAAAGAC AACAGCATCCAGCACCGCAGGT TCGGCTGCTGCTGCACAAGCCAAAAACGAATACAAGATCAGTGAAACGCTTTCGATTTTTGTGTTTGTCACAAT ATTTCTTCTCGGACAGGTGGCAGGCACCATCTTATTTCCCCCGTGGTCGGAGACATTTGGGCGCAAGAACATGTACATTGTGAGCAGTGGTCTCAGCGCCATTTGCTGTGTGATCATCGGTCTAGTTCGTTCAATGCCGGTCATAATCTTCATGCGCATCACCGCAGGGCTTCTTTCTGCGATCCCTTATACCATTATTGGCGGCAGCATCGAGGATATGTTCAACACGCATGCTCGAATATGGACCATGTACTATTGGACAGTTGCTTCGAATATTGGTCTCATTCTTGGTCCAATCATGAGTAGCTATATAGTTGCAGGTCTTGATTG GCGATGGAACTTCTATATCTTTGCAGTCATTATTGCTGCAATTACGGGTGGCCTTTGTTTCATTCGCGAATCACGACCTTCCTTACTGCTGGCATACGAGGTGAAACGAGTCACCGACATGACTACTGTGCAGACTATTCCACCGCCACTCAACCACGACCGTATCCCGGATCTCAATACATTTGTCAAAGAAGCTCTCTTTCGCCCAGCCCAGCTCTTCTTCCAAGAACCGATCATTTTTATCATCGCGATGATGATCTCCATCGCCATGTCTATCATCTACATTTTCACAGAAGCTCTCCAACCCATCTACGAGTCAATGGGATTTACAAAAACCGACGCTTCACTCACGTTCATCGCTCTCGGCCTGGGAACCTGTCTCAGCACATTAACTCGCGTGCTAGACAGCTACATTATCAAGCATTTCTGCAAACAGGGACGCCCTATTAAACCAGAACATAAGCTCATTGGGTTAGGCCTTGGCGGTCCATTCCTGGCGATTGGTTTATGGTGGTTTGCCTGGACTATTCCACCCGAGACCCAAACTCCGTGGATCGTGCCCACGATTTCCCTCGTTCTGGTGGGCTACGCACTGACAGAAATGGATACCGTGCTATATGGGTATATCTCTGATGCTTATCTGAGTTATTCAGCCAGTGCCACCGCTGCCGTTGCATTCATGCGAGCGCTCCTGTCGGGTGCCTTTCCACTGTTTACCACACAGATGTTTGATCGGTTAGGAAATAACGTTGCTATGTCTGTGCTTGCCGCTGTGGCAACTGCATTTTGTATCGTACCGCCTGTGTTTATCTTTTATGGAGAGCGGATTCGTCGAGCGAGCAAGTTTGCTCGATATAGTTGGGAAATCCAAGAGGAGCTTggtaaagaaaaagaagattgGTGA
- a CDS encoding Kinesin, motor domain → MPPKQPQTSLFQVYLRLRPPMSQNANQSDRFLNVEPPEASQGETDIVSPGSTHITLQPSNDTRKRAVERFGFTKVFEEGASQLDVFHDTGMEPIIRGVLKENRDGLVATLGVTGSGKSHTILGSKTERGMTQMALDVIFRSLESTTKTDDGSITPVMLASLAAADASEAQLFSAKTFLDAVYGEPTGRASRAQTPMSPSRANTPLMEPTPALHFPRRHIRERPCALPRLPDMGHLTVDIDSNADYVVLVSMYEVYNDRIFDLLSPSVGPSGPGTMSRGNNQKDRRRPLLFKPTEGSPDRKLVAGLRKIACSSYEEALAVLDVGLTERKVTGTGMNSVSSRSHGFFSLEVKRRTYSKRTGEHNWAGNTLTVVDLAGSERARTAKTAGATLAEAGKINESLMYLGQCLQMQSNIQDGLKTALVPYRQCKLTELLFSNSFPTSHQMSRGQYPQKAIMIVTADPLGDFNATSQILRYSALAREVTVPRAPSVCESISSVASSSHRSASVCTSPNFDSTQELERAAAEITRLTRDCHSLAVRLAEEEIARSDVEMRLRAAEERCLTIEQDVREECWAEMDEKSEEERRRWQTAWDEQIGRNDEHIDKKVELVSRGFQIFEDSGSNERVEELEQENDELRRKLAALEREMHNQSPTRKQKLKNTTPARSNLLTRGSDVENALQRVDQLKLADAMFTPPSPGASPIKRMRKMGTRKWDLAPEDQI, encoded by the exons ATGCCGCCCAAACAGCCTCAAACATCGCTGTTTCAAGTTTATTTACGGTTACGGCCCCCGATGTCCCAAAACGCCAACCAATCGGACCGTTTTTTGAATGTTGAACCGCCAGAGGCTTCGCAGGGGGAAACCGATATCGTCTCGCCTGGATCAACACATATTACTCTTCAACCATCAAATGATACGAGAAAGCGTGCTGTCGAGAGGTTTGGTTTCACCAAGGTCTTCGAGGAGGGTGCCTCGCAACTGGATGTCTTCCATGACACTGGGATGGAGCCCATCATACGCGGAGTGCTGAAGGAGAACCGAGATGGGCTAGTCGCTACTCTGGGAGTCACAGGAAGTGGAAAG AGCCACACTATTCTAGGGTCTAAGACCGAACGAGGAATGACGCAAATGGCACTTGACGTTATCTTCCGCTCCCTAGAGTCAACAACCAAAACCGATGACGGTAGCATTACCCCCGTAATGCTTGCCTCGCTGGCTGCGGCGGACGCTTCTGAAGCCCAATTGTTCTCCGCTAAGACATTTTTGGACGCCGTGTATGGTGAGCCAACTGGACGTGCGTCGAGAGCGCAAACCCCCATGAGCCCGTCTCGTGCCAATACCCCTTTGATG GAACCTACCCCTGCCTTGCACTTCCCCCGCCGTCACATACGTGAACGACCATGCGCCCTTCCTAGGCTGCCCGATATGGGCCACCTTACCGTGGACATAGATTCAAATGCCGACTATGTCGTTTTGGTGTCAATGTATGAGGTATACAATGACCGGATTTTCGATCTTCTTTCTCCCTCTGTTGGCCCCTCAGGTCCAGGCACAATGTCCCGCGGGAATAACCAAAAGGATCGACGACGTCCTTTGCTCTTTAAGCCTACCGAGGGCTCACCAGATCGGAAATTGGTTGCGGGACTACGCAAAATTGCCTGTAGTAGCTACGAGGAAGCCCTGGCAGTTTTGGATGTTGGCTTGACCGAACGTAAGGTTACTGGCACTGGAATGAATAGCGTTAGCTCTCGAAGTCATGGCTTTTTTTCCCTGGAAGTCAAGAGGCGCACGTACTCTAAGCGGACTGGTGAACACAACTGGGCTGGGAACACCCTGACTGTTGTAGATCTTGCTG GCTCCGAGCGCGCGAGAACGGCAAAGACAGCCGGTGCCACACTCGCTGAGGCGGGCAAAATCAACGAAAGCCTGATGTATCTCGGCCAATGCCTACAGATGCAAAGCAACATACAGGACGGATTGAAG ACTGCTCTTGTTCCTTACCGGCAGTGCAAATTGACCGAGCTCCTATTTTCAAATTCATTCCCAACGTCTCATCAAATGTCCAGAGGCCAATATCCCCAGAAGGCTATCATGATCGTTACTGCTGACCCTCTCGGTGATTTCAATGCCACCTCCCAAATTTTGCGTTACTCCGCATTAGCCCGTGAGGTAACCGTTCCTAGAGCACCCTCGGTTTGTGAATCTATTTCGTCCGTCGCTTCTAGCAGTCACCGCTCAGCGAGTGTCTGTACTTCGCCGAATTTTGATTCAACCCAAGAGCTCGAGAGAGCTGCTGCTGAGATTACACGCCTCACGCGCGATTGCCACAGCCTTGCTGTCAGGCTAGCTGAAGAAGAGATTGCACGGTCTGATGTTGAAATGAGACTGAGAGCTGCGGAAGAAAGATGTCTCACGATCGAGCAAGATGTGCGAGAAGAATGCTGGGCGGAGATGGATGAGAAATCGGAAGAGGAAAGGCGACGCTGGCAGACGGCATGGGATGAGCAA ATCGGTCGTAATGATGAGCACATTGATAAGAAGGTTGAGCTTGTATCCCGGGGATTCCAAA TCTTTGAAGATTCGGGGTCGAACGAACGAGTGGAAGAGCTTGAGCAAGAAAATGACGAGCTTCGCCGCAAACTCGCCGCTCTTGAGCGTGAGATGCACAACCAATCCCCGACAAGAAAGCAAAAACTAAAGAATACCACTCCCGCGCGGTCCAATCTTCTCACCCGCGGGAGCGATGTTGAGAATGCGCTGCAACGCGTGGATCAACTAAAGCTCGCAGATGCTATGTTTACTCCTCCATCCCCCGGAGCCTCGCCTATCAAGAGAATGAGAAAGATGGGGACCCGGAAATGGGATCTCGCCCCAGAGGACCAGATCTAA
- a CDS encoding Ubiquitin conjugating enzyme (UbcB), putative gives MGSIKRISKELTELTESPPEGITVELADESNVYEWKIIMEGPEGSPYHNGKFLVKLSLPTEYPFKPPTVSFTTKIYHPNVTNDEKGSMCLGMLRADEWKPSSKIAAVVQFARQLLSEPMPDDAVEGRIAEQYKNDRVRYEEVAREWTRKYAC, from the exons ATGGGCAGCATCAAGCGTATATCTAAG GAGCTGACTGAGCTCACCGAATCCCCTCCGGAAGGGATCACGGTTGAACTGGCCGATGAGTCGAACGTGTACGAGTGGAAGATCATCATGGAAGGCCCCGAAGGCTCACCATATCAC AATGGCAAGTTCCTAGTCAAGCTCTCCTTGCCCACGGAATACCCCTTCAAGCCACCGACGGTCTCTTTCACAACCAAAATCTACCACCCGAACGTAACGAACGACGAAAAGGGAAGCATGTGCCTGGGCATGCTCCGAGCCGACGAATGGAAACCCAGCTCAAAGATCGCTGCAGTCGTTCAGTTCGCCCGACAGCTACTATCTGAGCCGATGCCCGATGACGCTGTCGAGGGGCGGATCGCAGAGCAGTACAAAAACGACCGGGTGCGCTACGAGGAGGTTGCACGGGAGTGGACTCGCAAGTACGCTTGCTGA
- a CDS encoding Tetratricopeptide-like helical, with the protein MSSWVALNVEPDEAVEEEVDDTKELQIEEALKLYHSALKLHSQGPEHYSQAAEAYEALLNSEIFKYPESISDFKRGAFDDAHDEFATESITEFNVNDSTSSLFQTLYLSYKNHGKFVLDSVESSIRIPPQTPESEQETQRKLTKASRTALGSFGDALERDDSDLNLWRQSARLSSSLNSYRLSRYCLESVLADDYNRLELRPEQLGLEEIFAEQRLRSTLQSLFDKLSASQIPAKRPKKALLKYLKQHEDPYPNLPALPADLRQLNPSKGPLALHASRRVINPADPTWESVGKALLEALDEEDDDSAASVPTRSLVIILSARSSQAPTTPIANGEGMEMAIDAEGDGNKGGNEVSDVVADEVTDEVTDEVADEVADVMLETTESYGKLEQSSSQPTNEPSEAGEEQLTIDQSAEKQLMESLEHQSTHPQDKQAEQDETHAEEVDTNPAVDIRKRSSASAANEEPEGGRMKSRRTRARESNADILAPPEEVAFDQDKYYEDRLEVFTNADDWMFSTVDSLFSKVGIDALGSIEGLRGKCSGNDSVDTPQDLETRLFQDFRGLVKTWDDEKSRLMQQKDDFSPLRDVHGTSKSGLAVFLEHSRKGSRKPVVEEELSSGEQIYVFSNTINSEWLHPRETSFEWLKCLLMPDFGQESPNWSTAQSTYASFLWSEDLKKTVLEILVREDEFIYRACRELIADLEARIISASIGAPFEYYAKDFFELEMIQTIYELHLDVFALVESLGSETGQETRLAQRDRLARWGMLARSSIDHFVNHGPSDEFQSNLILRHLWASAFHISLSGDAQREHILLCLQDLKHILQSHGNLNLNLINNATMSELSAAVIDQEVLKLKCMDFFAKVFNSDSEDPVTLIEAIEPILEPSSIEYAETPTEYDMNHPTSHLGEMAAFLDRGDATLRLFLWRRLQGAYQAIDYPPKVVSCYLRSIEVVMTELEAAKHSEETSQHRQVVLLGWLKALDGIVAKAILLILEESEQAFDCFDMEHLQTSMSAIARLVRLLHSFILYEDSVRVGQISGRDFRGSLAKSLENMKERMRELYVRCWILQYTLFMEAISQNKELFDDPLEDRIHFLRSVHNALGVRSMCRYSQKRFLKLLKAELFGLETKGDYEFDVCQLLLDLHGIKFSAFDGTVDHGCPPEKLDRPTAIMMIDFVLQQANKMNMKDLSKSELKTTIEKMQQAIGPAKASSQTPQLTFNRRLVNAYLKAPLNPSNLLRAVQGITELSTTIVPTENAKIASKGWFFLLGHAALTKFRSQKRLSPGSTSELDDAIGFFRQDLDHGTGRWETWYRLAQTYDSKLDEDITWTADKINNNRSDLAALQRNAIHCYAMAVSTAMRTAEPTAETREVISDLYSDFGIRLYSSSREPLSMGAFSVADFPRHFSSEESQQMYKGTPFKEMSAYSTWNFASNLLKRAAVDKSKRWMTHYTLGKCLWKMFTSDDSLRTTSKKVEVQEVMNAVLDAIAALPQRRDSRSDPIFEPHFKLFSFVHKLVLRGDMTPAEGSNALLATPWARKIEPPESMDGWNSYILEVLRKYKSADKSNWHHRMGVKAAHIIYDDQQNATAAIAAKQELSQIFTKTLTIQVWRPEFERPGRHFVYTTRYVYFFVGLLDQLDDRASLDQLLRRVRKKQGDFFNHTKLWEDICLTYAKMIRRAAKIKEGHEESVFKPIGWEEFSTKTARLESLPQLGPESQSVLELLRDALEVKKLNNNLMKITMFEDLIADLYARLYEINTPHLVEQQTEENKEILKVDHLLMVGEGLPATSTPSASVPASDTPAPRGRTKGIARRDIQKRADTIVNTKLAPRAVASKITAAGETEPPTTPQGIGLTTAGPNSAPLGFGKQGSATGDGSAEPRDEHDSVDETELSDNEDTKLGDEGTSALFPHITDAEEGGTGDEGDEKKEILTADQSPNDTETERVTDRRDTGKQNAMDFKPSES; encoded by the exons ATGTCGAGCTGGGTCGCATTGAATGTTGAGCCCGATGAGGCCGTCGAGGAGGAAGTTGACGACACCAAGGAGCTTCAGATCGAGGAAGCTTTGAAGCTTTACCACAGTGCCTTGAAGCTACATTCACAGGGGCCAGAGCATTATTCTCAGGCTGCCGAGGCATACGAAGCTCTTCTCAATTCGGAGATATTCAAATACCCAGAGTCCATCTCCGATTTCAAAAGGGGTGCATTCGACGATGCGCACGATGAATTTGCTACAGAATCAATTACTGAGTTTAACGTGAACGACTCTACCTCCAGTCTCTTCCAGACGCTCTATCTGTCCTACAAAAACCACGGCAAATTTGTCCTCGATTCAGTAGAAAGCTCCATACGAATACCGCCACAGACCCCCGAATCCGAGCAGGAAACACAGCGGAAGTTGACGAAGGCATCCAGGACAGCTTTAGGATCTTTTGGGGATGCCTTGGAACGTGACGACTCAGATCTCAACCTCTGGAGGCAAAGCGCAAGGCTCAGCAGTTCCCTAAACAGCTACCGCTTGTCTCGGTATTGTTTGGAAAGTGTACTAGCGGACGATTACAACCGCTTGGAACTACGACCAGAGCAGCTGGGACTGGAAGAAATATTTGCGGAGCAGCGTCTGCGAAGCACGCTCCAGTCCCTCTTTGACAAGTTATCGGCCTCGCAAATCCCGGCCAAGAGGCCAAAGAAGGCTTTGTTGAAATATCTTAAACAACATGAGGATCCATATCCGAACTTGCCCGCCCTTCCGGCCGATTTACGCCAATTGAATCCGTCAAAAGGCCCTCTTGCGCTGCACGCTTCCCGCCGAGTGATAAACCCTGCTGACCCAACCTGGGAGTCAGTTGGCAAGGCACTTCTCGAAGCacttgatgaagaagatgatgactcGGCCGCCTCAGTTCCCACTCGGTCCCTCGTCATTATCTTATCAGCTAGAAGCTCCCAGGCTCCAACTACACCGATCGCAAatggagaaggcatggaaaTGGCCATAGATGCCGAGGGGGACGGAAACAAGGGTGGTAACGAGGTTTCTGACGTGGTTGCTGACGAGGTTACTGACGAGGTTACTGACGAGGTTGCTGACGAGGTTGCTGACGTTATGCTTGAGACAACCGAAAGTTATGGCAAGCTGGAACAAAGTTCATCTCAGCCAACGAACGAACCCTCTGAGGCAGGTGAGGAACAATTGACCATCGATCAAAGTGCTGAAAAACAATTGATGGAGTCGTTAGAACATCAATCGACACATCCACAAGATAAACAGGCCGAACAAGATGAAACTCACGCAGAAGAAGTTGACACAAACCCTGCAGTGGACATTCGCAAAAGATCGTCTGCATCAGCTGCGAACGAAGAACCGGAGGGTGGCCGCATGAAAAGCAGACGGACCCGTGCCCGAGAGTCAAATGCCGACATTTTGGCGCCACCTGAAGAGGTTGCATTTGATCAAGACAAGTATTATGAAGACCGTCTTGAGGTTTTTACCAATGCCGATGATTGGATGTTCAGCACTGTCGACTCTCTCTTCTCGAAAGTCGGAATTGATGCACTTGGTAGCATTGAAGGTCTGAGAGGAAAGTGCTCTGGGAATGACTCAGTTGATACACCCCAAGATCTGGAGACGCGATTGTTTCAGGATTTTCGAGGTCTCGTCAAGACGTGGGATGACGAAAAGTCTCGATTGATGCAGCAAAAGGACGATTTTTCTCCGTTGAGGGACGTTCATGGCACGAGCAAGTCAGGATTGGCTGTTTTCCTTGAGCACTCAAGAAAAGGTTCCCGAAAGCCAGTTGTCGAAGAAGAGCTTTCTTCTGGGGAGCAGATTTATGTTTTTTCCAATACCATCAACTCCGAATGGCTGCACCCCCGTGAAACTTCATTCGAATGGCTAAAATGCCTTCTCATGCCGGATTTCGGCCAAGAGTCTCCAAACTGGTCGACAGCACAGTCGACTTACGCCAGTTTTCTGTGGTCAGAAGACCTCAAGAAGACAGTTTTAGAAATTCTAGTTCGGGAGGACGAATTTATCTATCGGGCGTGCAGGGAGCTGATCGCCGACCTCGAAGCTCGAATTATCAGTGCAAGCATTGGAGCTCCATTTGAATATTATGCTAAAGATTTCTTCGAGCTTGAGATGATACAAACCATCTATGAACTTCACTTGGATGTTTTTGCGTTGGTTGAGAGTCTTGGCAGTGAGACAGGCCAGGAGACTCGACTCGCACAGCGTGATCGACTGGCTCGCTGGGGTATGCTAGCCCGGTCATCCATAGATCATTTTGTCAACCACGGCCCATCCGACGAATTTCAATCAAACCTCATTCTGCGCCATTTGTGGGCATCAGCATTCCATATTAGTCTTTCGGGGGATGCACAGCGAGAGCATATCCTGCTCTGTCTTCAAGATCTGAAGCACATACTTCAATCTCATGGCAACCTTAATCTCAATCTCATAAACAACGCTACGATGTCAGAATTGTCCGCTGCTGTGATAGACCAGGAGGTCTTGAAACTCAAGTGCATGGACTTCTTCGCCAAGGTATTCAACTCGGACTCTGAGGATCCTGTGACTCTCATTGAGGCAATCGAGCCAATTCTTGAACCCTCGTCGATTGAGTATGCTGAAACGCCAACGGAGTACGACATGAATCACCCTACCTCACATCTCGGTGAGATGGCTGCCTTCCTCGATAGAGGCGATGCTACATTGCGATTATTCCTCTGGCGCCGACTCCAGGGGGCATACCAAGCCATTGACTATCCACCTAAAGTTGTCTCGTGCTATTTACGAAGCATCGAAGTGGTAATGACAGAACTCGAGGCAGCGAAACACAGCGAAGAAACAAGCCAACATCGTCAAGTAGTTCTGTTGGGCTGGCTAAAAGCCCTCGATGGCATTGTGGCCAAAGCTATACTGCTTATTCTGGAAGAGTCCGAACAAGCGTTTGATTGTTTTGACATGGAGCATTTACAAACCTCGATGTCTGCTATAGCCCGCCTCGTAAGGCTTTTGCACAGCTTTATCCTTTACGAGGACTCAGTGCGAGTAGGCCAGATTTCTGGTCGCGACTTCCGAGGCTCGTTGGCGAAATCGCTAGAAAACATGAAAGAAAGAATGCGAGAGCTTTATGTTCGCTGCTGGATCCTACAATACACCCTCTTTATGGAAGCGATTTCCCAGAACAAGGAGCTTTTCGATGATCCTCTTGAAGACCGTATCCATTTCCTTCGTTCCGTCCATAATGCATTGGGCGTTCGATCGATGTGCAGATACTCGCAAAAGAGGTTCTTGAAGCTTCTGAAAGCGGAGCTCTTTGGCCTTGAAACCAAAGGCGACTATGAATTTGATGTGTGTCAACTACTTCTCGATCTCCATggtatcaaattctctgCATTCGATGGGACTGTGGATCATGGATGTCCTCCCGAGAAATTAGATCGCCCTACAGCGATCATGATGATCGACTTCGTTCTGCAACAAGCGAACAAGATGAATATGAAGGACTTATCGAAGTCCGAATTGAAGACTACCATTGAGAAGATGCAACAAGCGATTGGCCCCGCCAAGGCTTCTTCCCAGACACCTCAGTTGACTTTCAATCGTCGCCTTGTGAATGCATATCTCAAAGCCCCACTAAACCCATCCAATTTACTCCGTGCTGTTCAGGGCATTACAGAGCTTTCGACGACGATAGTTCCCACTGAAAATGCGAAGATCGCTTCGAAGGGGTGGttttttcttcttggccATGCCGCACTCACCAAGTTCCGATCCCAGAAGCGCCTCAGCCCCGGTTCAACAAGCGAGCTTGATGATGCTATCGGGTTCTTTAGACAAGACTTGGATCATGGAACAGGGAGATGGGAAACCTGGTATAGGCTCGCTCAAACCTATGACTCAAAACTTGATGAAGACATTACATGGACAGCTGATAAGATCAACAATAATCGGTCGGACTTGGCGGCACTGCAGCGAAATGCTATTCACTGCTATGCCATGGCTGTTTCAACGGCAATGAGAACGGCAGAGCCAACGGCAGAGACCAGAGAAGTGATTTCAGATCTTTATTCAGACTTTGGTATCCGCCTGTACTCATCATCTCGCGAGCCGCTCTCCATGGGAGCCTTCAGTGTTGCAGACTTCCCCCGTCATTTCAGCAGCGAGGAGAGCCAACAAATGTACAAGGGAACGCCCTTTAAGGAGATGTCGGCTTATTCAACATGGAACTTTGCTAGCAATCTTCTCAAACGGGCAGCTGTTGACAAGTCTAAGCGATGGAT GACTCACTACACGCTTGGCAAGTGTCTTTGGAAAATGTTCACCAGCGATGATTCTTTGAGGACGACTTCCAAAAAAGTCGAAGTGCAAGAGGTGATGAATGCTGTTCTGGATGCTATTGCTGCACTTCCTCAGCGAAGAGACTCACGCTCTGATCCGATCTTTGAGCCACATTTCAAACTGTTCTCTTTTGTTCACAAACTTGTTCTTCGAGGAGACATGACG CCTGCCGAAGGAAGCAACGCCCTCCTTGCAACGCCTTGGGCCCGTAAGATCGAGCCTCCTGAGAGTATGGATGGATGGAATTCATACATACTCGAAGTCCTTCGGAAATATAAGAGCGCAGACAAGTCCAACTGGCATCATCGCATGGGTGTAAAG GCTGCTCATATCATTTACGACGACCAGCAAAATGCAACCGCTGCTATTGCTGCCAAGCAGGAACTCTCCCAAATATTCACCAAGACACTTACGATTCAAGTGTGGCGACCAGAATTCGAACGTCCAGGTCGACATTTCGTTTACACGACCCGCTACGTATACTTTTTTGTTGGCCTGCTAGACCAGCTTGACGATCGCGCAAGCTTAGATCAACTCTTGCGTCGCGTGAGAAAGAAGCAAGGCGATTTCTTCAACCATACCAAGCTGTGGGAGGATATTTGCCTAACCTATGCAAAGATGATCCGCCGTGCAGCCAAGATCAAAGAGGGTCACGAAGAAAGCGTATTCAAACCAATCGGGTGGGAAGAGTTCTCTACCAAGACAGCTCGCTTGGAAAGTCTACCTCAGCTGGGACCAGAGAGCCAAAGTGTCTTAGAACTGCTTCGAGACGCCTTGGAGGTAAAGAAACTCAATAACAACCTCATGAAAATCACCATGTTCGAAGACCTAATTGCCGACCTTTACGCCCGACTCTATGAGATCAACACGCCCCACCTGGTCGAACAGCAAACCGAGGAAAATAAAGAAATATTGAAAGTCGACCACCTCCTAATGGTAGGCGAAGGCCTTCCGGCGACCTCAACCCCTTCAGCATCTGTCCCAGCATCTGATACACCAGCACCCCGCGGCCGGACAAAGGGAATCGCCCGCCGCGACATCCAGAAACGCGCCGACACAATCGTGAACACGAAGCTAGCTCCTCGAGCCGTGGCAAGTAAAATCACCGCCGCGGGCGAGACGGAGCCACCTACAACTCCCCAGGGCATTGGGTTGACTACTGCAGGGCCCAATTCTGCGCCTCTGGGCTTTGGTAAACAGGGTTCTGCTACTGGGGATGGCTCGGCTGAGCCGAGAGATGAACATGATAGTGTCGACGAGACTGAGCTGAGCGATAATGAGGACACGAAGCTCGGCGATGAGGGGACTTCGGCGCTTTTCCCTCATATTACTGATGCAGAGGAAGGGGGGACTGGTGATGAAGGGGATG agaagaaggagattCTCACTGCCGATCAGTCTCCCAATGATACTGAGACTGAGCGTGTCACGGACAGACGAGATACCGGGAAACAAAATGCCATGGACTTTAAGCCCTCGGAGTCCTGA
- a CDS encoding Signal peptidase I produces MISQWHQPHCSNSYGDLSTLVTIRAAYPQPSRLSVDREPPTMLSSLSSSITNARQSIAQVLNFALVLSTAFMLWKGLSVVSASSSPIVVVLSGSMEPAFQRGDLLFLWNRDTRAEIGEVLVYNVRGKSIPIVHRVVRTFPEVEGRASAKKVKEIAVDTTPNTHMLLTKGDNNLADDTELYAQGQDYLDRAEDIVGSVRGYIPMVGYVTIMLSEHPWLKTVMLGLMGLMVMIQRE; encoded by the exons ATGATATCTCAATGGCACCAACCTCACTGCAGTAACTCGTACGGCGAT CTGAGTACATTAG TCACCATTAGAGCGGCCTACCCCCAACCCTCCCGTCTATCCGTTGATCGCGAACCGCCCACCATGCTATCCTCCCTCTCCTCTAGCATCACAAATGCTCGGCAATCAATTGCTCAAGTGCTGAACTTTGCGCTGGTTCTTTCCACGGCCTTTATGCTGTGGAAAGGCCTTTCGGTCGTGTCCGCATCAAGTTCTCCAATAGTTGTGGTTCTATCTG GATCAATGGAACCCGCATTTCAACGGGGCGACCTGCTCTTTCTTTGGAATCGAGACACAAGGGCGGAGATCGGAGAAGTTCTCGTTTACAATGTTCGAGGAAAGTCTATTCCGATTGTCCACAGGGTTGTTCGCACCTTCCCTGAGGTAGAAGGACGTGCGAGCGCCAAGAAGGTGAAGGAAATTGCAGT TGACACAACACCCAACACGCATATGCTCCTCACCAAG GGTGACAACAATTTGGCAGACGACACTGAGCTATACGCTCAAG GCCAGGATTATCTTGACCGCGCGGAGGATATTGTTGGCAGTGTCCGTGGCTATATTCCCATGGTTGGATACGTTACTATCATGCTCAGCGAGCACCCCTGGCTCAAAACAGTAATGCTTGGACTGATGGGACTGATGGTGATGATTCAGAGAGAGTAG